The following are from one region of the Capsicum annuum cultivar UCD-10X-F1 chromosome 1, UCD10Xv1.1, whole genome shotgun sequence genome:
- the LOC107853505 gene encoding protein SRG1: protein MAPVPSFPVKVGHIDDVQELKKNKPTSIPERFVRDMIERPKLGTVTTPSSCNLNIPVVDLSKIMNSQDEIMKLSTSCEEWGFFQVINHGIDLDLLEKMEKIAMEFFMLPLEEKQKYPMAPGTVQGYGQAFVFSEDQKLDWCNMFALGVEPHFIRNPKLWPTKPLDFSETVDIYSREIRKLCKNLLKYIAISLELNEDIFEEMFGLAVQAVRINYYPECPRPDLVLGLSPHSDGSALTVLQQGKGSSVGLQILKDNVWVPVQPIPNALVINIGDTIEVLTNGRYKSVEHRAVTHQEKDRLSIVTFYAPSYEIELGPLSELVDENNPCKYKRYNHGDYSMHYVTNKLQGKKTLEFAKIYNN, encoded by the exons ATGGCTCCAGTACCAAGTTTTCCTGTTAAGGTTGGTCACATTGATGATGTCCAAGAACTGAAAAAGAACAAGCCAACTTCTATTCCTGAAAGATTTGTAAGAGACATGATAGAAAGACCAAAACTTGGCACAGTCACTACTCCATCTTCCTGTAACCTTAACATTCCTGTTGTTGATTTGTCCAAAATCATGAATAGCCAGGATGAAATCATGAAGCTTTCTACTTCATGTGAAGAGTGGGGATTCTTTCAG GTGATTAACCATGGGATTGACTTGGACTTACTTGAAAAGATGGAGAAAATAGCCATGGAGTTCTTCATGCTACCTTTAGAGGAGAAACAAAAATATCCAATGGCTCCTGGAACAGTTCAAGGTTATGGCCAAGCTTTTGTCTTCTCTGAAGATCAAAAACTTGACTGGTGTAACATGTTTGCCCTTGGTGTCGAACCCCATTTCATTAGGAACCCGAAACTCTGGCCAACTAAGCCACTTGATTTCAG TGAAACGGTAGATATATACTCAAGAGAGATAAGGAAATTATGCAAGAATTTGTTAAAATACATAGCAATCAGTCTTGAACTAAATGAGGATATTTTTGAAGAAATGTTTGGACTAGCTGTACAAGCAGTAAGGATCAACTATTATCCAGAATGTCCTAGACCAGATCTTGTTTTGGGACTAAGTCCCCACTCAGATGGAAGTGCACTGACAGTGTTGCAACAGGGTAAAGGCAGCTCAGTTGGCCTACAAATACTTAAAGACAATGTGTGGGTACCTGTCCAACCAATTCCAAATGCACTTGTTATCAACATTGGTGATACCATTGAG GTTCTAACTAACGGGAGATACAAGAGTGTGGAGCACAGAGCAGTGACCCACCAAGAAAAGGATAGACTATCAATTGTGACATTTTATGCACCAAGTTATGAAATTGAGTTGGGACCACTGTCAGAATTGGTTGATGAAAATAACCCTTGCAAGTATAAAAGGTACAATCATGGAGATTACAGCATGCACTATGTTACAAACAAGCTTCAAGGCAAGAAAACTCTTGAATTTGCCAAAATCTATAACAACTAA